ATTTTTATGATGATTATGCTACGCACGAACCGATGGCAATCAGGCACCTTTTGGAGTGAAGGTAACTTTTTGGGAACTATGGGGGCGATTCGATGATACAGGATAATTATCCCGCGCTGTCCTTGGAGATCATGGACCTGGTCGGCGACAAATGGACGCTGCTGTTGGTCTATACGCTGGGCGACGGGGCACTGCGTTTCTCCGAATTGCGTCGCCGCGCGATGCCGATCAGCCAGAAGATGCTGTCGCAGACGCTACGCGGGCTGGAACGCCACGGCATGGTCGACCGCAACGTGCTGCCGACCGCGCCGCCGCATGTGGAATATGCGCTCACCGATCTCGGCCGCACTTTCCTCTCGGCGGCGAAGGTGATCTGCCAGTGGACCAAGGATAATCTGGCGGAATTGCAGGAGGCGCGGGCGAGGTTCGACACGGAGCGGCGGGCAGTGGATCAGCCGCGTGCGGGCTTCCGGCACTAGTGACCCGAATCTGAAGTTCGTCACACTATTGGGCAGGCGCTGAGCGAACTTCAGATTCATCAGGGTCACTAGCAAATATATGTTTCCAGTGTGGTTTATGGATTTGAAATACGCTCCCCACCTGGCCGCTATAATGAGGCGTATTTCAAATCCACCACACTAGCGGCTGTAAGCTTCTTGGATGAATGAACGGGTGGTAGGGGGAGCCGCCAAGGTCGGCTCCCTCTCACAAAGCCTTAGCGGCGACGCGCGTCGAGGCTCAGGCGGCCGGCGCCATAGGCGACGAGCTGAAGCAGCCCCCCTGCGATCGCGAGATTCTTGAAGAAGTGGATGAACTGGTTCTGGTCAGCGAAGTTGGCGTGGAACGCGAGCGCCGTCGCCAGCGTGAACAGCGCCATGACCGCAGCGACCAGGCGTGTGCGATAGCCCGCAAGGAGGGCGGTGCCGCCGCCCACTTCCACCAGCACCGCGAGCGCGAAGCCAAGGGTCGCAAAGGGCAGGCCCGAGCCGGCGATCATCCCGATCGTCACGGCCGGGGCAGCGATCTTGGAAAGGCCCGAAAGCAGGAACAAGGGGGCCAGGAGAATGCGGCCGGCCAGCGGCACGGCGGATTGCAGAGCGGCCGGGCCGTTCACGGTAACCGAAGCGGGGGCCGACAGGGTAGCGGACTGGGACATGGGCTTTTCCTTCCTGATGCAGCGGGCCCGAATGGAGCGCCGCGGTGGGAAGGAATTGCCACGTCCCTCATGATCGAAAAGACGATTAAAATCGACCGTTAGGTTCGATTATTTCGATAAGCTGTTTGCGGGTGTTTCAGCCTGCCGGCGAAAGCGCTCGATCAGCCATGCGCCAGCCGGTCCGGGCGGAGTGTCGGTCCGATAGATGGCGTCCATCCCATATTCGCCACTGATATTGTCGGGCATGTCGAGCACCACCAGCCTGCCGCTTGCCAGATCCTCCTCGACCATGGGAAGCGGCATGTTCCCCCAGCCGATACCGGCTTTGAGCAGCATATGCTTGGAGCTGAGGTCGGCGAGCCGCCAGGTGCTGGTCCCGATCACCGCCATGTCGCGGCCCTGGGTCAGGGGCGAGCGATCGGTGAGAACCAACTGGACATGCGCGCGTCCCGCGCCGGGGGTATTGCGCCCGGCGAGCGCAAGCGGATGGTTGGGCGCGGCCACGGGCACCAGGCGGACGCTGCCGACGCCGATCCGCTCGACGCCATCGACCTGGACCAGTGGGCCCGCGATGCCGATCGTCGCCACGCGGTCGAGGATCAGTTTCGTCACCCCTCCGAGCGATTCGACATAAAGGCGCAAGGTCACGGTCGGAAACCGCTCACGAAAGCTGGTCAGCGCATCGACGACCCGGTGCTCGGGAAGCAGCGTGTCGAGCACGATGTGGAGTTCCGACTCCAGCCCCTGCAGCATGCCCTTCGACTTCGCGCGCAGATTGTCGATGCCATTGGTGACGGCTCTGGCTTCGGCCAGCACCATGCGGCCCGCCTCGGTCAGCTGCGGTTTGCGGGTGGTTTCGCGGTCGAACAATGTCAGGCCCAGCTGCGCCTCCAGATTGGCGATTGAATAGCTGATAACGGATGTCGCGCGATTGAGCCTGCGCGCCGCGCCTGCGAAGCTGCCGACATCCACCACGGTCAGCAGCACTTTCAACTGGTCCAGCGTGGGTGTGCCCGGCTCGGATATCATATCGATTTCCTCGAACGTAATTGCCTATCTTATGCCGATTTCATCGCCAGTCCAGCAGGCATAAATCATCCCCGGCGTAAAGCTGCCGACGGCCGGCTCGCGGTTCATGGCCTGAACCGCGATGCGCGTTCCAAGGGGAATGTCGTCCTACGCAATCCCAACCGGAGAAACATCATGACCGAGACCATTTCGACCCTGTTACTGCGCAATCTGAGCGATGTGTTCGGTGAAAACGATCCCGTGCGCCGGCGCGCTGCGGTCGACGAGATATTCGATGAAGATGCCGTGTTCTACGAACCTAACGGTGTGTATCGCGGGCGCGAGGAAATCGATCGGATCGCAGGAGTCATCAAGGCCACTCATCCCGATTTTGAATATCAGCCGCTCGCCGAGCCGGAGGTGACGGGCGACGGCGGACGCGTGCGATGGGTGTCTGGCGTACCCGGCCAGGCCCCAGCCTATGCAGGAACGGATTTCATCGTCGCCCGGGACGGCAAGATCGTGGCCGTCTACCTGTTTTTCGACGAACTGCCCTGACCCGGTTGCGGCGGCGGCGAGGGGAAAGCCGCCGCCGCCGTTCCGGTCCGTGACCCGGCATTTTGCCGCCGGGGAAGCTAGGCGATGGCTTCCGCTGCCTCAGTGCGGTGCCCAGGCTTTCGCAATCTTGCATGTGGGAATGACGCCCGAGGCCATGCAGCGAATATTGCAGCAGCATATCGGGGTGAGCGATCTCGTCGATCACTGAAAGACTGACGTCCTTGCCCTGGAATTCAGTGAAACAGCGGACGACGACCGGCACTCCGGATCGTGCCTTCCAATCTCTTTTCGATTCCGGGGCAAGAACAGGAGTCTGCGTGTGATCGGCAGATTCTCAGCCGCGCGCAGTCGGCATGGAAGTCGGCCGATCATAGGATGAACTCAGAGATCCGGGTCAGTTTGCGCGAAGTTAAGGAAGGTGGCGGTGAATATCGTTGCGCCAAGGTAGGCAAACGCATCGGCGAGTTGCCCGACACTCCAGCCAGCTTGCCGAGCTGTTTCCCAGGCAGCGTCGGACACGTTCCCCGCATTGGTGGCCGCTTCCCTGACCAAGCTGGCCAGCGCATCGGTCTTTGCGTCGGTTGTCGGGGAGTCCGTCGCTAAGGCTGCGATCTGTTGTTCGGTCCAGCCATTCATCCCGGCGATCCGGCTGGCGATCCGGATCATATAGTCGTTGCCGACCCCGGACGCGGCCGCGAGAGTCAGTGCCGCTCCCACCTTCGGGTCGAAGCTGGCATGTTTGGTCAGCGCCGCGCGTAGTGACGTGTACGCCGTCAGCACTGCCGGAGAATGCGCCATCTGGGCATGGAGGTTGGCCGGTCGTCCCCCCGGCGTGGCCTCGACGATCTTTTGCAGGAGCGGCTGCGAAGCAGCGGGCGCATCCGCGAGGGTGTGAGTAGGAATTCGGCTCATCAATGTCACCTTTCGTGCAGAGGTTGATGAATGCATCGGGCGCGTCGCGTCCTATGCGCCCTGGAGGAGCGCGTCCCAGTCCTGCGCCTTCGACCAGGACTCGAAGTCATGGAAGGTGACGTCGGGGAATTCACGACGGAGCGCCGCGCGATCGAAAGTGTAGCCGACACGGTCGAACCACTCATACATGCTGACGGCATCTTCACCCATGCGTTGGCGGATGACATCCATCGGCACCTGGAAATAGTTGAATGGACGGCCGGTGATGCGTGACAGGGTGGCGGCGACATCGTCGCCCGTCAGCTCGTCGCCCCCGAGGTCGAAGCGTTTGCCGGCGAAGCGGCCTGGGTTTTCGAGGAGCCGAACGGCGACTGTGCCGATATCCGCGACCGCGACCTGCGCGAGCCGCCGCGTTGGGGGGAGTGGTGTCGCGTAGATGCCCTTTGCAAGCTGCTCCCTGCCGAAATGGAGGTTCTCCATGAAGTAGACCGGCGCCAACACCGTGGCTCGCACACCAATGCTGGCGATGTGCTTTTCAACCTCATATTTGCTGTCGAAATGCGGGACGCCCGTCTGCCGGTTCGCCGAGCCGACCGAGTTGAAGACGAGATGGACGCCGGCGGCCTTGGCCGCGTCCGCGGCGGAGATGCCCTGTCGGGTCTCCACCTGCGGGCCGCCTTCGAATGGCGTCGTCATCGCGAAGAGGGAGGTCGCACCTTCGAGCGCCTTGGTCAGCACGGCTGTGTCTTCCATCGCGGCGCGCACGAGCAGGACGCCGGCGCTTGCGAGTTCCCTGGCTTTTGCGGAGTCAGGATTGCGGATGACGGCGCGGACCTCGTGGCCGCGTGCGAGCAGGTTCTTCACCACGGTGCCGCCTTGCTGGCCGGTCGCGCCGGTAACGACAACTGTAAGTTTCTGGCTCACGACAAATCTCCTTGCAGTAGCTGTTCAGCCCGGTCGGTGTCGGCGCCTTGGCCCGACCGGAAAAGTCGGCCGCGTTCGGCAAAGGCTGTGACGGCCAGCGTGGCGAAGCCGCAGGCCAGAGTGCCCGCCGTGAGCGGAACCGCTGTCCCGTCGAACGCCTGCCCGATGACGAAGCCGATGAAGGCGCCCACCACCATGGTAATGAAGCCCTGGGTCGAGGCGGCAGAGCCGGCGATGTGGCCCATGGGCTCCATCGCCAGAGCTCCGAAATTGCCCGCCATCAGGCCAAAGCAGAACATCCACAGGCCCTCCAGCACGAGGAAGCTCATCAGCGTCTCGTGACCGCTCAGCGCAATCGCCAGGTGGATGGCCGCGGTCACGATCGATACCGCCAAGGCGCCCGCACTCAGCGGCCTTGTGCCCAGCCGCAGAACCCAGCGCGCATTCAGCAAGGACGCGACGGCGGTGAATAGCGAGATCGCGCCGAATATGAGAGCGAAGTGCCCGCCAGCGTCGAACGTATCGTTGATCAACTGTGAGGCTGACGTGATGAACGCGAACAGGGCGGCGAACGTCAGCGCGCCCGCAAGCGTGTAGCCCATGCCTTGCCGGTTGCGGATCGTCGCGCCGAAGGCCGCCAGAAGCTCCCTGGCGCTGATGGCCCGCTGATCTTGCGGATGCAGCGATTCCGGAAGGTCCACGCCTATCCAGATCGCCAGCAAGAGTGCCAGGAGCGACAACATGCCGAACAGCCAGCGCCAGGACACAAAGGCCAGCACCGACTGGCCCAGTGCCGGGGCGAAGATCGGGCTCGCCATGAAAACCAGCATGGCGATGGACATGACCTGAGCCATCCTTGGACCATGATAACGGTCCCGGATCACCGAGATCGCGCCGACCCGGGCCGAGGCGATCGTCACACCCTGAAGAATGCGGGCCGCAAGCAGCATGGTCAGGCTCGTCGCGGCCGCCGCGAGGGCGCTCGATAGAGCGAATCCCGCGAGGCCGGCGAGCAGAAACGGCCTGCGGCCGTAGCGATCCATCAGCGGCCCGTAGACGATCGTTCCCAGCCCGATGCTCAGGCCGTAGAACGCCACCACCATCTGGCTGCCATTGGGCGAGCTTATGTCGAGATCGCGCGCAATGGTCGGGAGACCGGGCAACATGCCGTCAAGACCGAGAGCCCCCAGCATCATGAGCGCAGCCATCATCGCGACGAAGGCGGCAAAACCGCGATCGGGCTGGGATAAGTCGGTGTGATTAGCCAAGATGGCGACCTTTCTGGTTGTCGTGCGCGGGTCCGTGTGAGCGAACCAGCGAGGACAGAGGCAATTCCTTGTCCCGGAAGGTGGTTGTGGGCGCTTTGATTGATTAGATGGGGATATTGGATTTAACTCCCCCATTTTCTGAAGGAACGGTCGCCATGCTTGATCTGAACGACATCGGCCTGTTCGTGCAGGTCGTTCGCTTCGGCAGTTTCGCCGAGGCCGGTCGCCGTCTGGGGATTCCAGCCAATACGGTCAGTCGGCGCATTCAGGAACTGGAAGAGCAGCTCGGCGCCCGGCTCATGCAGCGATCGACCCGGAAGCTGAATCTCACCGATGCCGGGCATGAGCTATACGGGAACAGCGCCGCGGCTGTGGATGGATTGCAACAAGCGGGGGAAGACCTGATCGCTGGCGCGCGAGTCCCCAGAGGGTTGATCCGTGTGGCGATGCCCGCAGACTTTTTCGACTTCTACCGGATGGAATGGGTGGCGGAATTCCTGGCGGCCCATCCGCAAGTGCGCATTGACTTTGTCTTGAGCGACGCCGCGGCCAACCTCATCGAAGAGGGCATCGATGTCGCCTTCCGAGGCGCCCAAACGCCTAACCCGAACTATGTCGTGCGCAAGATCCTGAGCCGATCGATCGGGCTGGTCGCCAGCCCCTCCTATCTCGACGCGCACGGGACGCCGGTCACGTTGCAGGACCTGACCCGCCATGACTGTCTGTTCGTGCCTCAGTCCCGGGAATATGCGACCTGGCGCCTCCAACGGCCTGATGGCGTGGAGGAGGAGGTGACAGTCACCGGCCGGGTGACGGTCAACACCGCGCAAGCGATCCGCAAAGCGGCAATCGCGGGTCTCGGCATCGCCTTGGCTCCGATGCTGGAAACGAGCGATTTGAGGGACGGCCGTCTGGCGCCGGTATTGCCCCAATATATGCGCCGTGGTCTCAGCATGAGCGTCGTCTATCCCAACCGAGCGCACCTGCCATTAGCGGTTTCAGCTTTCATCGATTCCGTGGTCGGTAAGATGCGCGCCGAATTGTCGCGCTCGGAGATTCCTGTGCCGTAAGCGGCGTGACCGCAACGATTGCGACCTATGAAAGCCGCCATGCGTTGCCTCTTGTGGAAAAGCGCCTGGTGAAGTGGTGGTTGAACGAGCATGATCGACCCGATTGCTGGATTGACGACGGTGCCGCCTATCTACCGGCGTTCAACGCCCTAGCCGGGCGATGACGGCTCGGCCTCGGGGACCGGGCCGAGCGCGCGAAACCTCGCCAGAATGCTGCGCAGCCAGATGTGGCCGGCATCTTCGTGGAAGCGCTCGTGCCAATATTGCTTCACCTGAAAACCTGGCAGGTTCACAGGCGGCTTGAGGATGCGAACCGCGTCGCGTTTCAGGATGTCAGTGAGTCGCGAGGGAGCGGTGAGGATGAGCCGGGACTGCTCGGCAATATGTGCGCTCAACAGAAAGCTCTCGGCCATGACCGTGATATTCCGGACGCCCACAAGTTTGCTGATGATCTTCTCGACATCCTCGTGGATATGC
This region of Sphingobium sp. EM0848 genomic DNA includes:
- a CDS encoding multidrug effflux MFS transporter, whose product is MGELNPISPSNQSKRPQPPSGTRNCLCPRWFAHTDPRTTTRKVAILANHTDLSQPDRGFAAFVAMMAALMMLGALGLDGMLPGLPTIARDLDISSPNGSQMVVAFYGLSIGLGTIVYGPLMDRYGRRPFLLAGLAGFALSSALAAAATSLTMLLAARILQGVTIASARVGAISVIRDRYHGPRMAQVMSIAMLVFMASPIFAPALGQSVLAFVSWRWLFGMLSLLALLLAIWIGVDLPESLHPQDQRAISARELLAAFGATIRNRQGMGYTLAGALTFAALFAFITSASQLINDTFDAGGHFALIFGAISLFTAVASLLNARWVLRLGTRPLSAGALAVSIVTAAIHLAIALSGHETLMSFLVLEGLWMFCFGLMAGNFGALAMEPMGHIAGSAASTQGFITMVVGAFIGFVIGQAFDGTAVPLTAGTLACGFATLAVTAFAERGRLFRSGQGADTDRAEQLLQGDLS
- a CDS encoding helix-turn-helix domain-containing protein yields the protein MIQDNYPALSLEIMDLVGDKWTLLLVYTLGDGALRFSELRRRAMPISQKMLSQTLRGLERHGMVDRNVLPTAPPHVEYALTDLGRTFLSAAKVICQWTKDNLAELQEARARFDTERRAVDQPRAGFRH
- a CDS encoding LysR family transcriptional regulator yields the protein MSEPGTPTLDQLKVLLTVVDVGSFAGAARRLNRATSVISYSIANLEAQLGLTLFDRETTRKPQLTEAGRMVLAEARAVTNGIDNLRAKSKGMLQGLESELHIVLDTLLPEHRVVDALTSFRERFPTVTLRLYVESLGGVTKLILDRVATIGIAGPLVQVDGVERIGVGSVRLVPVAAPNHPLALAGRNTPGAGRAHVQLVLTDRSPLTQGRDMAVIGTSTWRLADLSSKHMLLKAGIGWGNMPLPMVEEDLASGRLVVLDMPDNISGEYGMDAIYRTDTPPGPAGAWLIERFRRQAETPANSLSK
- a CDS encoding DoxX family protein, yielding MSQSATLSAPASVTVNGPAALQSAVPLAGRILLAPLFLLSGLSKIAAPAVTIGMIAGSGLPFATLGFALAVLVEVGGGTALLAGYRTRLVAAVMALFTLATALAFHANFADQNQFIHFFKNLAIAGGLLQLVAYGAGRLSLDARRR
- a CDS encoding LysR family transcriptional regulator; this translates as MLDLNDIGLFVQVVRFGSFAEAGRRLGIPANTVSRRIQELEEQLGARLMQRSTRKLNLTDAGHELYGNSAAAVDGLQQAGEDLIAGARVPRGLIRVAMPADFFDFYRMEWVAEFLAAHPQVRIDFVLSDAAANLIEEGIDVAFRGAQTPNPNYVVRKILSRSIGLVASPSYLDAHGTPVTLQDLTRHDCLFVPQSREYATWRLQRPDGVEEEVTVTGRVTVNTAQAIRKAAIAGLGIALAPMLETSDLRDGRLAPVLPQYMRRGLSMSVVYPNRAHLPLAVSAFIDSVVGKMRAELSRSEIPVP
- a CDS encoding NmrA/HSCARG family protein codes for the protein MSQKLTVVVTGATGQQGGTVVKNLLARGHEVRAVIRNPDSAKARELASAGVLLVRAAMEDTAVLTKALEGATSLFAMTTPFEGGPQVETRQGISAADAAKAAGVHLVFNSVGSANRQTGVPHFDSKYEVEKHIASIGVRATVLAPVYFMENLHFGREQLAKGIYATPLPPTRRLAQVAVADIGTVAVRLLENPGRFAGKRFDLGGDELTGDDVAATLSRITGRPFNYFQVPMDVIRQRMGEDAVSMYEWFDRVGYTFDRAALRREFPDVTFHDFESWSKAQDWDALLQGA
- a CDS encoding nuclear transport factor 2 family protein: MTETISTLLLRNLSDVFGENDPVRRRAAVDEIFDEDAVFYEPNGVYRGREEIDRIAGVIKATHPDFEYQPLAEPEVTGDGGRVRWVSGVPGQAPAYAGTDFIVARDGKIVAVYLFFDELP